Proteins from a genomic interval of Arachis hypogaea cultivar Tifrunner chromosome 10, arahy.Tifrunner.gnm2.J5K5, whole genome shotgun sequence:
- the LOC112715100 gene encoding uncharacterized protein, with amino-acid sequence MQKQNLGKDSSSQTGSVSQIYDEFCPILLNQFKSRNYTKFETFDASLDEFYRKIESQRSEQQQKAKENSAAQKLNKISQDQENRVHTLRKEVDHCVKMAELIEYNLEDVDAIILAVCVALAKGMNWDDLSRMVKDEKKSENPVASLIDKLHLERNCMILLLANNLDEMNDDEKTLPIDKVEVDLALSAHANARRWYELKKKQESKQEKTITAHEKAFKAAEKKTRLQLNQAFWF; translated from the exons ATGCAGAAACAAAATTTGGGAAAGGATTCTTCCTCTCAAACAGGAAGTGTTAGCCAG ATTTATGACGAGTTCTGTCCAATCTTACTCAACCAATTTAAGTCAAGGAATTACACAAAATTTGAGACATTTGATGCTTCCTTGGATGAGTTCTACAGAAAAATTGAGAGCCAAAGGTCTGAACAACAGCAGAAAGCCAAAGAAAACTCAGCTGCTCAGAAGCTGAATAAAATAAGCCAGGATCAG GAAAATCGAGTGCACACATTGAGGAAAGAAGTTGATCACTGTGTTAAAATGGCAGAATTGATAGAGTACAACTTAGAAGATGTGGATGCTATTATATTAGCTGTTTGTGTAGCTCTTGCAAAGGGTATGAACTGGGATGACCTTTCACGTATGGTGAAAGATGAAAAGAAATCTGAAAACCCTGTTGCTAGTCTCATTGACAAGCTCCATCTTGAGAGGAACTGCATGATTTTATTGTTGGCAAACAATCTTGATGAAATGAATGATGATGAGAAGACACTCCCTATAGATAAG GTTGAAGTTGATTTAGCTCTCTCAGCTCATGCCAATGCTCGGAGGTGGTATGAATTGAAGAAAAAGCAAGAGAGCAAACAGGAAAAGACTATAACTGCGCATGAAAAGGCGTTTAAAGCTGCAGAGAAAAAGACTCGCCTACAGCTTAATCAG GCTTTTTGGTTTTAA